Proteins from one Mixophyes fleayi isolate aMixFle1 chromosome 9, aMixFle1.hap1, whole genome shotgun sequence genomic window:
- the LOC142102095 gene encoding uncharacterized protein LOC142102095, whose protein sequence is MLLIVCCFFQEYCKHKIPQEVRPRFVGRPRRPIVSDAISPSSGEESNVSPNSHSGHSSHGFWFCYVYEVFLLNQWWKWGVYGGTPYRHFSCCKYHSLTFSIPPLLLLQIPFTYILHTATSPAANTIHLHSPYRHFSCCKYHSLTFSIPPLLLLQIPFTYILHTATSPAANTIHLHSPYRHFSCCKYHSLLFSIPPLLLLQIPFTYIVHTATSPAANSIHLHCPYRHSSCCKYHSLTFSIPPLLLLQIPFTYILHTATSPAANTIHLHSPYRHFSCCKYHSLTFSIPPLLLLQIPFTYILHTATSPAANTTHLHSPYRHFSCCKYHSLTFSIPPLLLLQIPFTYIVHTATSTYPLRPLF, encoded by the coding sequence ATGCTGCtaattgtttgttgtttttttcaagaATACTGTAAACACAAAATACCACAAGAGGTGAGGCCACGATTTGTGGGCAGGCCACGTAGGCCCATAGTCTCAGATGCTATCTCTCCTTCCTCCGGAGAAGAGAGTAATGTCAGCCCCAACTCTCACTCAGGTCATAGTTCAcatggtttttggttttgttacgtTTATgaggtttttcttttaaatcagtggtggaagtggggggtatatggtggtacgccataccgccacttctcctgctgcaaataccattcacttacattctccataccgccacttctcctgctgcaaataccattcacttacattctccataccgccacttctcctgctgcaaataccattcacttacattctccataccgccacttctcctgctgcaaataccattcacttacattctccataccgccacttctcctgctgcaaataccattcacttacattctccataccgccacttctcctgctgcaaataccattcacttacattctccataccgccacttctcctgctgcaaataccattcacttctattctccataccgccacttctcctgctgcaaattccattcacttacattgtccataccgccacttctcctgctgcaaattccattcacttacattgtccataccgccactcctcctgctgcaaataccattcacttacattctccataccgccacttctcctgctgcaaataccattcacttacattctccataccgccacttctcctgctgcaaataccattcacttacattctccataccgccacttctcctgctgcaaataccattcacttacattctccataccgccacttctcctgctgcaaataccattcacttacattctccataccgccacttctcctgctgcaaataccactcacttacattctccataccgccacttctcctgctgcaaataccattcacttacattctccataccgccacttctcctgctgcaaataccattcacttacattgtccataccgccacttctacatatcCACTCCGACCACTGTTTTAA